One region of Populus trichocarpa isolate Nisqually-1 chromosome 4, P.trichocarpa_v4.1, whole genome shotgun sequence genomic DNA includes:
- the LOC18098428 gene encoding arabinosyltransferase XEG113 has product MVGGGGGGGGASSTWRNAYQEIANSKPLFVAIYATVFLGIVFSSLYVLSAVYSANSSSSSTSWLSSPPIPTSIDNTRHVDQSSNFSKPTTLAAGSSPPTSNPQTMQIKPIWEPPPHGTKFPPLKTFRLTKQLVQQRVKDNVIIVTFGNYAFMDFILSWVKHLTDLGLSNLLVGAMDTKLLEALYWKGIPVFDMGSHMSTADVGWGSPTFHKMGREKVILIDAILPYGVELLMCDTDMVWLKDPLPYLARYPEADVLTSSDQVVPTVVDDSLDLWQQVGAAYNIGIFHWRPTESAKKLAREWKDMLLADDKIWDQNGFNDIVRKQLGPSVDGDSGLAYAFDGNLKLGVLPASIFCSGHTYFVQAMYQQLRLEPYAVHTTFQYAGTEGKRHRLREAMVFYDPPEYYDAPGGFVSFKPSIPKSMLLDGDHNLETHFSLINYQIKQIRTALAIASLLKRALVMPPLWCRLDRLWFAHPGVLIGSMTRQPFLCPLDHVFEVNNMLKEQPEEEFGPAINFREYSFLDNPLLPRHVKESWLDVQLCQEGAEDCGASNKTSRPGILRFPKRSNEDMFKTTFSSFKDVKVIQFSSMQDAFVGFTDKRREEKFRNRMKRYVGIWCCVENHDPGHIYYDMYWDEKSNWKPMPPQSAEDDHPPW; this is encoded by the exons atggtggGAGGTGGGGGCGGGGGCGGAGGAGCATCTTCCACATGGAGGAATGCGTACCAGGAAATCGCCAACTCCAAGCCTCTCTTCGTCGCGATCTACGCCACTGTCTTCCTCGGAATCGTCTTCTCTTCCTTGTATGTTTTATCCGCCGTCTACTCCGCCAattcatcctcctcctccacttcCTGGCTCTCCTCTCCTCCCATTCCTACAAGTATTGATAATACTCGTC atgtGGATCAATCTTCcaatttttccaaaccaacaaCATTAGCTGCGGGTTCATCGCCACCGACATCCAACCCTCAAACCATGCAGATAAAACCAATTTGGGAACCTCCCCCACACGGTACCAAATTCCCGCCCTTAAAGACCTTTAGACTCACAAAACAACTGGTTCAGCAAAGGGTGAAAGATAATGTTATTATAGTCACCTTTGGTAACTATGCTTTCATGGATTTTATCCTTTCCTGGGTTAAACACTTGACTGATTTGGGCCTTTCCAATCTTCTTGTTG GTGCTATGGACACCAAGCTGTTGGAGGCTTTGTACTGGAAAGGTATTCCAGTTTTTGACATGGGAAGCCACATGAGCACCGCAGATGTTGGGTGGGGCTCGCCAACCTTTCATAAGATGGGAAGAGAAAAGGTTATTTTGATAGATGCAATCCTCCCTTATGGTGTTGAGCTATTGATGTGTGACACAGACATGGTCTGGTTGAAG GACCCGCTTCCATATCTTGCACGTTATCCTGAAGCAGATGTTTTGACTTCAAGTGATCAAGTTGTACCCACAGTCGTTGATGACAGCTTGGACCTATGGCAACAAG TTGGTGCTGCCTATAATATAGGAATTTTCCACTGGCGACCAACAGAGTCTGCAAAAAAATTGGCGAGAGAATGGAAAGATATGCTTCTAGCTGACGATAAGATATGGGATCAGAATGGATTCAATGATATTGTACGCAAGCAGTTGGGGCCGTCTGTTGATGGAGACAGTGGACTTGCATATGCTTTTGATGGAAATCTCAAACTTGGAGTTTTACCAGCAAGTATATTTTGCAGTGGACATACTTATTTTGTCCAG GCCATGTATCAACAACTTAGACTGGAACCTTATGCAGTGCATACCACATTCCAGTATGCCGGTACTGAAGGGAAGAGGCATCGATTGCGGGAAGCCATGGTTTTTTATGATCCACCGGAATACTATGATGCACCAG GAGGTTTCGTTTCATTCAAGCCGTCTATTCCAAAGAGTATGTTGCTGGATGGGGACCATAACCTTGAAACACACTTTTCTCTGATTAATTACCAA ATAAAACAAATAAGGACAGCACTGGCAATTGCTTCGTTGTTAAAACGTGCGCTG GTCATGCCTCCACTTTGGTGCAGGCTGGATAGACTATGGTTTGCCCATCCTGGAGTTCTGATTGGATCTATGACCAGGCAACCTTTTCTATGCCCTTTGGATCACGTATTTGAG GTGAATAACATGTTGAAAGAGCAGCCAGAGGAGGAGTTTGGCCCTGCAATCAATTTCAGAGAGTACTCTTTTTTGGATAATCCATTATTGCCTAGACAT GTGAAAGAGTCGTGGCTTGATGTTCAGCTTTGTCAAGAAGGAGCTGAAGATTGTGGTGCGTCAAACAAGACAAGTCGGCCAGGAATACTCAGATTTCCAAAACGCAGCAATGAAGACATG TTCAAGACCACATTCTCATCATTCAAGGATGTCAAAGTCATTCAATTCTCTTCAATGCAAGATGCTTTTGTTGGCTTCACTGACAAG agaagagaggagaaattTAGGAATCGCATGAAACGTTATGTTGGTATATGGTGCTGTGTTGAAAATCACGATCCTGGACATATATACTATGACATGTACTGGGACGAGAAATCCAATTGGAAACCGATGCCACCACAATCCGCAGAGGATGACCACCCACCTTGGTAA
- the LOC18109187 gene encoding (-)-isopiperitenone reductase isoform X5 yields the protein MAEVIPTKRIAVVTGANKGIGLEICRQLASKGVLVVLTARDEERGLEAVKSLKVSGFSDVVFHQLDVVDDLSIASFANFIRNQFGRLDILVNNAGITGTEIKEDDWKKLRFGVEDFFPNEKTKKMLGDVDGLTEEKVEELVEEFLEDFKNDLVETKRWPTLFSAYTVSKAAQNAYTRILAKKYPKIAINAVCPGFTCTDLNCNNGSVTTEEGARGPVMLALMPDHQRPSGCFFFQTEMSTFE from the exons ATGGCAGAAGTAATTCCAACCAAAAG GATTGCAGTCGTTACGGGTGCAAATAAAGGGATTGGTTTAGAGATTTGCAGGCAGTTGGCATCTAAAGGGGTGTTGGTGGTTTTAACAGCTAGAGATGAGGAGAGGGGTCTTGAAGCTGTCAAGAGCCTCAAAGTTTCAGGTTTTTCTGATGTAGTTTTTCATCAACTTGATGTGGTGGACGATCTCAGTATTGCTTCCTTCGCCAATTTCATCAGAAACCAATTCGGAAGGCTTGATATATTG GTGAACAATGCAGGCATTACTGGAACAGAAATTAAAGAAGATGACTGGAAGAAGTTAAGATTTGGTGTTGAAGAT TTTTTTCctaatgaaaaaaccaaaaagatgcTAGGTGATGTTGATGGCCTCACAGAAGAAAAAGTTGAGGAGCTGGTGGAAGAGTTCCTGGAGGATTTTAAGAATGATTTAGTGGAAACCAAACGTTGGCCTACCCTTTTTTCAGCTTATACTGTGTCCAAGGCTGCTCAAAATGCCTACACAAGGATTTTGGCAAAGAAGTACCCCAAAATCGCAATCAATGCAGTTTGTCCTGGTTTTACTTGCACGGACCTTAATTGTAACAATGGAAGCGTAACTACTGAAGAAGGTGCACGAGGTCCTGTTATGCTGGCTCTGATGCCTGATCATCAGCGCCCTTCTGGCTGCTTCTTTTTTCAGACAGAAATGTCGACTTTTGAATGA
- the LOC18098427 gene encoding pto-interacting protein 1, with protein sequence MWLFGFSTKHPRNMWIIGAISLVILVITALRRYFMHLDHKKTSDDGDHRCSTAVQVTGRVVEQEAVVTKWCPGVIRTYALEELKMATRDFRIRIGVGATSFVYLADLGDGRFGAVKRVMEDRGGSKKIFLDEVSVLLRISHPNLARLMGFCLEKGEQLLLLEYVPNKTLFDRIHTYHGQSSGILSWSSRLSIALDIARALDYLHSRADPTIIHRDVKSSNILLVDDDHAKLADFGLCKLGYDRPDSETSTTPSTSPTSIKGSFGYIDINYLNTGLATPKIDVYSYGVLLLELITGLKSIQGSVTLAEWTEEWRKSDDVEVWANLLDPKLNGNANLEQLSVLIHVANFSLLENSEGRPEMGEIVDRIRSCMEPQPNPHLLSV encoded by the exons ATGTGGCTCTTTGGATTCTCCACCAAACATCCAAGAAATATGTGGATAATTGGAGCCATATCCCTAGTAATCCTTGTAATCACAGCCTTGAGGAGATATTTCATGCACCTTGATCATAAGAAAACAAGTGATGATGGTGATCATCGCTGCAGCACTGCTGTCCAAGTTACAGGAAGAGTAGTAGAGCAAGAAGCAGTGGTTACCAAGTGGTGCCCTGGTGTCATACGGACTTACGCACTCGAGGAGTTGAAGATGGCAACAAGGGATTTTCGAATTCGGATAGGGGTTGGAGCTACTTCTTTTGTTTATCTTGCAGATCTTGGGGATGGACGATTCGGGGCGGTGAAGAGAGTGATGGAGGATAGAGGTGGGAGCAAGAAGATATTCTTGGATGAAGTCTCAGTCTTGTTACGGATTTCTCATCCAAATTTAGCCAGGTTGATGGGTTTCTGCTTGGAAAAAG GAGAACAACTTCTTCTACTAGAGTATGTCCCAAACAAGACTCTCTTTGACAGGATCCATACTTACCATGGCCAATCCTCGGGTATTCTTTCATGGTCCAGCCGCTTAAGCATTGCACTTGACATTGCTCGAGCGCTCGATTACCTCCACTCGCGAGCTGATCCAACCATCATTCACAGGGATGTCAAGTCCTCTAACATCCTCTTAGTTGACGATGATCACGCCAAGTTAGCCGACTTTGGGCTATGCAAGTTAGGCTATGACAGACCAGACTCAGAAACTAGCACCACTCCTAGTACTTCTCCAACTAGCATCAAGGGCTCTTTTGGTTACATTGACATCAACTACCTCAATACAGGCCTTGCAACACCCAAGATTGATGTTTATAGCTACGGGGTGCTACTACTTGAGCTCATCACAGGCCTCAAATCAATACAAGGTTCTGTGACGCTTGCTGAATGGACCGAGGAGTGGAGGAAGAGTGATGATGTAGAAGTTTGGGCTAATCTACTGGATCCAAAACTTAACGGGAATGCGAATTTGGAGCAGTTAAGTGTATTGATCCATGTAGCCAATTTTTCTCTACTAGAGAATTCCGAAGGGAGACCAGAAATGGGGGAGATTGTCGATAGAATTCGAAGTTGTATGGAACCTCAACCCAATCCCCACTTGTTGTCAGTATAA
- the LOC18098429 gene encoding ABC transporter E family member 2 — MSDRLTRIAIVTSDRCKPKKCRQECKKSCPVVKTGKLCIEVTPASKIAFISEELCIGCGICVKKCPFEAIQIINLPKDLDKDTTHRYGPNTFKLHRLPVPRPGQVLGLVGTNGIGKSTALKVLAGKLKPNLGRFNNPPDWQEILTYFRGSELQNYFTRILEDNLKAIIKPQYVDHIPRAVQGNVGQVLDQKDERDKKAELCRDLELNQVIDRNVGDLSGGELQRFAIAVVAIQNAEIYMFDEPSSYLDVKQRLKAAQVIRSLLRPNSYVIVVEHDLSVLDYLSDFICCLYGKPGAYGVVTLPFSVREGINIFLSGFVPTENLRFRDESLTFKVAETPQENAEEIQTYARYKYPTMSKTQGNFKLRVVEGEFTDSQIVVMLGENGTGKTTFIRMLAGLLKPDTVEGSEAEIPEFNVSYKPQKISPKFQFSVRQLLHSKIRDSYMHPQFVSDVMKPLLIEQLMDQEVVNLSGGELQRVALCLCLGKPADIYLIDEPSAYLDSEQRIVASKVIKRFILHAKKTAFVVEHDFIMASYLADRVIVYEGQPSVDCTANSPQSLLTGMNLFLSHLDITFRRDPSNYRPRINKLESTKDREQKAAGSYYYLDD, encoded by the exons atgtcaGATCGATTGACGCGTATAGCTATAGTAACCTCCGACAGATGCAAACCTAAGAAGTGCCGTCAAGAATGCAAGAAAAGTTGCCCTGTCGTCAAAACTG GGAAGCTGTGTATCGAGGTAACTCCAGCTTCGAAGATAGCTTTTATCTCGGAGGAGCTGTGCATTGGATGTGGTATCTGTGTTAAG AAATGCCCGTTTGAAGCAATTCAGATCATTAACTTGCCCAAGGATTTGGATAAAGACACGACCCATCGTTATGGTCCCAATACCTTTAAATTGCACAG GTTACCAGTCCCGAGGCCTGGGCAAGTTCTTGGCTTGGTTGGAACAAATGGTATTGGCAAGTCCACTGCTCTCAAAGTTCTGGCTGGAAAACTCAAACCTAATTTGGGTCGATTCAAT AACCCTCCTGATTGGCAGGAAATCTTGACTTACTTTCGAGGATCTGAGCTTCAGAATTACTTTACCCGTATCCTAGAGGATAATTTGAAG GCCATCATAAAGCCTCAGTATGTTGACCATATTCCAAGAGCAGTTCAAGGCAATGTTGGACAGGTGCTTGACCAAAAAGATGAGAGGGACAAGAAGGCGGAACTTTGTCGTGATCTTGAACTGAACCAGGTTATAGATCGTAATGTTGGGGATTTATCTGGTGGAGAGCTCCAAAGATTTGCCATTGCTGTTGTTGCAATACAGAATGCAGAGATATATATGTTTGATGAACCTTCAAGTTATCTTGATGTCAAACAGAGGCTCAAAGCTGCCCAAGTTATCAGATCTTTGCTCAGGCCCAACAG CTATGTAATTGTGGTGGAGCATGATCTCAGTGTCCTGGATTATTTATCTGACTTCATTTGCTGCTTGTACGGGAAACCGGGTGCATATGGAGTGGTAACTCTTCCCTTCTCTGTGAGAGAAGGTATCAATATATTCTTGTCTGGGTTTGTTCCTACAGAAAATCTACGATTCCGGGATGAATCTTTAACCTTCaag GTTGCTGAGACTCCACAGGAGAATGCTGAGGAGATTCAAACATATGCACGATACAAATACCCAACCATGAGTAAAACTCAGGGAAATTTTAAACTTCGTGTCGTTGAGGGTGAATTTACTGACTCTCAGATTGTTGTAATGCTAGGTGAGAATGGGACAGGGAAGACAACATTTATCCGTATGCTG GCTGGTTTATTGAAACCTGATACTGTAGAGGGTTCCGAAGCTGAGATACCTGAGTTCAATGTTTCTTACAAGCCTCAGAAGATCAGTCCCAAATTTCAATTCAGTGTCAGGCAGTTACTGCATTCTAAAATACGTGATTCGTATATGCATCCTCAGTTTGTTTCAGATGTCATGAAACCACTTCTTATTGAGCAACTGATGGATCAAGAAGTAGTAAATCTGTCTGGTGGAGAGTTGCAAAGAGTTGCTTTATGTCTATGCCTTGGAAAG CCAGCTGACATTTATCTGATAGATGAACCGAGTGCATATCTTGATTCTGAGCAGCGTATCGTTGCTTCGAAAGTCATCAAGAGGTTTATCCTACATGCAAAGAAGACTGCATTTGTGGTCGAGCATGATTTTATAATGGCATCATACCTGGCTGATAGAGTTATTGTGTATGAGGGACAGCCTTCTGTGGATTGCACAGCAAATTCTCCCCAGTCATTGTTGACTGGGATGAATCTCTTCTTATCT CACCTGGATATCACATTTAGGCGAGACCCCAGTAATTACCGGCCAAGAATCAACAAATTGGAGTCCACCAAGGATAGGGAGCAGAAGGCTGCTGGGTCATATTATTACCTGGACGATTGA
- the LOC18109187 gene encoding (+)-neomenthol dehydrogenase isoform X2, producing the protein MAEVIPTKRIAVVTGANKGIGLEICRQLASKGVLVVLTARDEERGLEAVKSLKVSGFSDVVFHQLDVVDDLSIASMANFIRNQFGRLDILVNNAGVLGSGVKAEARKNFRYSVEDITGPNAVSQKKFVNQTYEITVSCLRTNYYGTKHLTEALIPILEQSSSARIVNVSSTLGKLKFIPNEKAKKELGDVDGLTEEKVEKLVEDFLEDVKNDLVETKHWPPLFSAYIVSKAALNAYTRMLAKKYPKIATNAVCPGYTSTDINDSTGIFTVEEAARGPVMLALMPDHQRPSGCFFFQTEMSTFE; encoded by the exons ATGGCAGAAGTAATTCCAACCAAAAG GATTGCAGTCGTTACGGGTGCAAATAAAGGTATTGGTTTAGAGATTTGCAGGCAGTTGGCATCTAAAGGGGTTTTGGTGGTTTTAACAGCTAGAGATGAGGAGAGGGGTCTTGAAGCTGTCAAGAGCCTCAAAGTTTCAGGTTTTTCTGATGTAGTTTTTCATCAACTTGATGTGGTGGACGATCTCAGTATTGCTTCCATGGCCAATTTCATCAGAAACCAATTCGGAAGGCTTGATATATTA GTGAACAATGCAGGCGTTCTTGGAAGCGGAGTTAAAGCAGAAGCCAGGAAGAACTTTAGATATAGTGTCGAAGAT ATTACCGGTCCAAATGCtgtatcacaaaaaaaatttgtgaacCAAACTTATGAAATAACAGTCAGTTGCCTGAGAACTAATTATTACGGAACCAAGCACCTAACTGAAGCGTTAATTCCTATCCTTGAGCAATCCAGTTCTGCAAGAATAGTCAATGTCTCCTCCACCCTGGGGAAGCTTAAG TTTATTCCTAATGAAAAAGCCAAAAAGGAGCTAGGTGATGTTGATGGCCTGACAGAAGAAAAGGTTGAGAAGCTGGTGGAAGATTTCCTGGAGGATGTTAAGAATGATTTAGTGGAAACGAAACATTGGCCTCCCCTTTTTTCAGCTTATATAGTGTCCAAGGCTGCTCTTAATGCCTACACAAGGATGTTGGCAAAGAAGTACCCCAAAATTGCAACCAACGCAGTCTGTCCAGGTTATACTAGCACAGACATCAATGATAGCACTGGGATTTTCACTGTTGAAGAAGCTGCACGAG GTCCTGTTATGCTGGCTCTGATGCCTGATCATCAGCGCCCTTCTGGCTGCTTCTTTTTTCAGACAGAAATGTCGACTTTTGAATGA
- the LOC18109187 gene encoding (+)-neomenthol dehydrogenase isoform X3, translating to MAEVIPTKRIAVVTGANKGIGLEICRQLASKGVLVVLTARDEERGLEAVKSLKVSGFSDVVFHQLDVVDDLSIASFANFIRNQFGRLDILVNNAGITGTEIKEDDWKKLRFGVEDIIGVNAASQRKLMKQTYEMSISCLRTNYYGIKHLTEALIPILERSNSARIVNVSSSFGKLKFFPNEKTKKMLGDVDGLTEEKVEELVEEFLEDFKNDLVETKRWPTLFSAYTVSKAAQNAYTRILAKKYPKIAINAVCPGFTCTDLNCNNGSVTTEEGARGPVMLALMPDHQRPSGCFFFQTEMSTFE from the exons ATGGCAGAAGTAATTCCAACCAAAAG GATTGCAGTCGTTACGGGTGCAAATAAAGGGATTGGTTTAGAGATTTGCAGGCAGTTGGCATCTAAAGGGGTGTTGGTGGTTTTAACAGCTAGAGATGAGGAGAGGGGTCTTGAAGCTGTCAAGAGCCTCAAAGTTTCAGGTTTTTCTGATGTAGTTTTTCATCAACTTGATGTGGTGGACGATCTCAGTATTGCTTCCTTCGCCAATTTCATCAGAAACCAATTCGGAAGGCTTGATATATTG GTGAACAATGCAGGCATTACTGGAACAGAAATTAAAGAAGATGACTGGAAGAAGTTAAGATTTGGTGTTGAAGAT ATTATAGGTGTAAATGCTGCATCACAAAGAAAACTTATGAAGCAAACTTATGAAATGTCAATTAGTTGCCTGAGAACAAATTATTATGGAATCAAGCACCTAACTGAAGCATTAATTCCTATCCTTGAACGATCCAATTCTGCAAGAATAGTCAATGTCTCCTCCTCCTTTGGGAAGCTAAAG TTTTTTCctaatgaaaaaaccaaaaagatgcTAGGTGATGTTGATGGCCTCACAGAAGAAAAAGTTGAGGAGCTGGTGGAAGAGTTCCTGGAGGATTTTAAGAATGATTTAGTGGAAACCAAACGTTGGCCTACCCTTTTTTCAGCTTATACTGTGTCCAAGGCTGCTCAAAATGCCTACACAAGGATTTTGGCAAAGAAGTACCCCAAAATCGCAATCAATGCAGTTTGTCCTGGTTTTACTTGCACGGACCTTAATTGTAACAATGGAAGCGTAACTACTGAAGAAGGTGCACGAGGTCCTGTTATGCTGGCTCTGATGCCTGATCATCAGCGCCCTTCTGGCTGCTTCTTTTTTCAGACAGAAATGTCGACTTTTGAATGA
- the LOC18109187 gene encoding (+)-neomenthol dehydrogenase isoform X4, with product MAEVIPTKRIAVVTGANKGIGLEICRQLASKGVLVVLTARDEERGLEAVKSLKVSGFSDVVFHQLDVVDDLSIASMANFIRNQFGRLDILVNNAGVLGSGVKAEARKNFRYSVEDITGPNAVSQKKFVNQTYEITVSCLRTNYYGTKHLTEALIPILEQSSSARIVNVSSTLGKLKFIPNEKAKKELGDVDGLTEEKVEKLVEDFLEDVKNDLVETKHWPPLFSAYIVSKAALNAYTRMLAKKYPKIATNAVCPGYTSTDINDSTGIFTVEEAARGPVMLALMPDHQRPSGCFFFQTEMSTF from the exons ATGGCAGAAGTAATTCCAACCAAAAG GATTGCAGTCGTTACGGGTGCAAATAAAGGTATTGGTTTAGAGATTTGCAGGCAGTTGGCATCTAAAGGGGTTTTGGTGGTTTTAACAGCTAGAGATGAGGAGAGGGGTCTTGAAGCTGTCAAGAGCCTCAAAGTTTCAGGTTTTTCTGATGTAGTTTTTCATCAACTTGATGTGGTGGACGATCTCAGTATTGCTTCCATGGCCAATTTCATCAGAAACCAATTCGGAAGGCTTGATATATTA GTGAACAATGCAGGCGTTCTTGGAAGCGGAGTTAAAGCAGAAGCCAGGAAGAACTTTAGATATAGTGTCGAAGAT ATTACCGGTCCAAATGCtgtatcacaaaaaaaatttgtgaacCAAACTTATGAAATAACAGTCAGTTGCCTGAGAACTAATTATTACGGAACCAAGCACCTAACTGAAGCGTTAATTCCTATCCTTGAGCAATCCAGTTCTGCAAGAATAGTCAATGTCTCCTCCACCCTGGGGAAGCTTAAG TTTATTCCTAATGAAAAAGCCAAAAAGGAGCTAGGTGATGTTGATGGCCTGACAGAAGAAAAGGTTGAGAAGCTGGTGGAAGATTTCCTGGAGGATGTTAAGAATGATTTAGTGGAAACGAAACATTGGCCTCCCCTTTTTTCAGCTTATATAGTGTCCAAGGCTGCTCTTAATGCCTACACAAGGATGTTGGCAAAGAAGTACCCCAAAATTGCAACCAACGCAGTCTGTCCAGGTTATACTAGCACAGACATCAATGATAGCACTGGGATTTTCACTGTTGAAGAAGCTGCACGAGGTCCTGTTATGTTGGCTTTGATGCCTGATCATCAGCGCCCTTCTGGCTGCTTCTTTTTTCAGACAGAAATGTCAACTTTTTGA